Within the Chloroflexota bacterium genome, the region TTCCGCTGCACACCCTGCGGGCGGACATCGACTACGCAATCTCAGAGGCGGCGACAGAGTTCGGCGTCATCGGCATCAAGGTTTGGATATACAAGGGCGACATAGTGCCAGAGCCGAAGCAGGCTCCCGTAGAAGAACCCGTGGCGCCGGAAACCATCGCGCCCATCGAGGTTACGGTCACGGCCGGATCCGCGGAATCGGATGGCGCAGCTCAAACGGCTGTGGCAGAAGCCCCCCCTGCACAAGCGCCTGCCGCTCCGGCAGAGCCGCCTGCGCAAGAAGCACCACCGACCGAACCCACAGCAGAGGTTTAACATGCTCCAACCCAAGAGAGTCAAGTATCGCAATCACCACAGAGGACGGCGCAAAGGACTCGCCACATCGGGCAGCACAATGAACTACGGCGAGTTCGGAATCAAGGCGACGGAGGCTGCGTGGGTCAGCTCGCGACAGATTGAAGCCGCACGCCGCGCGATGACACGCTACGCGCGCAGAGGCGGGAAAATCTGGATTCGCATTTTCCCGGACAAGACGGTTACGGCGCGCGCCGCGGAGACCCGCATGGGCAGTGGCAAGGGCGCGGTCGATCACTGGGTCGCAGTGGTCAAGCCGGGCAGAGTACTATTCGAGATTGCGGGCGTGCCGGAAGACACAGCGAAGCACGCGCTGCGGCTCGCATCATCCAAGCTGCCGATGGGCACGACTATCGTCACCCGGCAGAACATATAGATAATTCAGCGATCCGTTATCAGCAGCATAACGGCGAATGGCAGGTTGGCAATAATGGCGGAGATAGACGACATCAGAGCGATGTCTGACGAGGAACTCGAAGACGAGCTCGAAGATACGCACAGGGCGCTCATGAACCTGAGGTTCCGCGCCGCTACGATGCAGTTGGCGGACATGAACGAAGTGCGTAGAGCGCGAAAGCGCATCGCGCGCATCAAGACCGTGATACGAGAAAGGGAGCTTGCCGCAGGCGCAGTATGAGTTACGAACGACGCAAGGTAAGAATCGGCAAGGTGGTCAGCGACAAGATGGATAAGACCGTCGTCGTCGCTGTGGAATGGCGCCGCCCACACCGCATCTACAACAAGCCGGTGAGACGCGAGACGCGCTTCATGGCGCACGACGCGCAGAACGAATGCAGGCTCGGCGACACGGTTCGCATCCGCGAAGGTCGCCCGATGTCCAAAACGAAGCGCTGGCGCGTGGTTGACATCCTCCAGCGCGAAGACCTCGCCGAAGTGCAGCCGGAAGATCTGACCGCATCAGACGAGAGTGACATTATCGCCGAAGCGCGACCGAGCACCGATGTGAGCGCCAAGGTCGCTTACGAAGACGATTCCGCCGGCGATGGCGATGGATCGGAGGCACAACAACAATGATTCAGCAGTATTCGCGCTTGCGAGTTACGGACAACTCCGGCGCAAAGACGATTAGCTGCATCGGTGTTCCCGGTGGCAGCGGCAGAAAGTACGCTTGGCTCGGCGACATAATCGTCGCATCGGTCAAGGAAGCCGCCCCCGCATCCAATGTGCGGAAGGGCGAGGTTGTCAAGGCGGTCATCGTGCGCACTACGAAGAGCCACCGAAGGCAGGACGGATCGCACATTCGCTTCGACGACAACGCGGCGGTGCTGGTCAACGACGACCAGATGCCACGCGGCACACGCATCTTCGGACCTGTGGCGCGCGAGCTGCGCGACAAGAATTTCATGCGCATCGTATCCCTCGCGCCGGAGGTGCTGTAATGCGACTTCGACCTGACGACATGGTAATCATCACCAAAGGGCGAGACCGCGGCAAAACCGGGCGCGTTCAGCAGGTTATGCCGAAGGACGGCAAGGTGCTTGTGGAAGGTGTGAATGTCGCCATGCGGCACACGAAGCCAACGCAGGGCATCCGACAGGGTGGCATTATCCAAAAGGAAATGCCGGTGCGTATCAGCAATGTGCAGCTGATTTGCCCGACCACGAACGAGCCCACA harbors:
- a CDS encoding 50S ribosomal protein L24, giving the protein MRLRPDDMVIITKGRDRGKTGRVQQVMPKDGKVLVEGVNVAMRHTKPTQGIRQGGIIQKEMPVRISNVQLICPTTNEPTRVGYTRLADGTKARVSKKSGEIIEQ
- a CDS encoding 50S ribosomal protein L29; this encodes MAEIDDIRAMSDEELEDELEDTHRALMNLRFRAATMQLADMNEVRRARKRIARIKTVIRERELAAGAV
- the rpsQ gene encoding 30S ribosomal protein S17 encodes the protein MSYERRKVRIGKVVSDKMDKTVVVAVEWRRPHRIYNKPVRRETRFMAHDAQNECRLGDTVRIREGRPMSKTKRWRVVDILQREDLAEVQPEDLTASDESDIIAEARPSTDVSAKVAYEDDSAGDGDGSEAQQQ
- the rplN gene encoding 50S ribosomal protein L14 — protein: MIQQYSRLRVTDNSGAKTISCIGVPGGSGRKYAWLGDIIVASVKEAAPASNVRKGEVVKAVIVRTTKSHRRQDGSHIRFDDNAAVLVNDDQMPRGTRIFGPVARELRDKNFMRIVSLAPEVL
- the rplP gene encoding 50S ribosomal protein L16; translation: MLQPKRVKYRNHHRGRRKGLATSGSTMNYGEFGIKATEAAWVSSRQIEAARRAMTRYARRGGKIWIRIFPDKTVTARAAETRMGSGKGAVDHWVAVVKPGRVLFEIAGVPEDTAKHALRLASSKLPMGTTIVTRQNI